A stretch of the Metopolophium dirhodum isolate CAU chromosome 8, ASM1992520v1, whole genome shotgun sequence genome encodes the following:
- the LOC132951165 gene encoding filaggrin-2-like has translation MNLFVVPVVYATAVFLTVMVCGEQTREVYMEKHGKVQDLETSASGYIYRTDGQNPPIFIKLGEGNNENFNAILEDFKKENGFHGMPVVSGKRTSPYHIPVVGEERDVHYNSGRSIDGGGYNQPSSRFGDPTADDFYGGKYGLDYADDSAAPISDVGGYNFDHDDLGDAFDFGPSPFKYHRDVSTDGLKGDAHGLDDQNYFGSPYTHNEYKSPSKHSKAGGSYQKAGHYFSQGTLGDSGYKNQHDFDKGHAGKYGKDDLKSHYKKASGHSNGHKNEADHYGKHKSGTHGVKGHKFGETEHHKKGHKTTGFHNVYHKDEYNKEQKFYDDAHKHGKFDKYGGKHKDFSQKNGGHKHGSHHESGYDEAHKGAAGQFEKGSYHDGHKGHSGESGHKSHHDHKAEYDTLSDNKKYGEHEAAGGDDFY, from the exons ATGAATCTTTTTGTTGTACCGGTCGTGTATGCGACTGCGGTGTTTTTAACAGTGATGGTGTGCGGTGAACAAACTAGAGAAGTGTACATGGAGAAACACGGTAAAGTTCAAGACCTAGAAACCTCAGCTTCCGGATACATATACAGGACAGATGGGCAGAACCCTCCGATATTCATTAAACTCGGAGAAGGCAACAATGAAAACTTCAATGCCATATTGGAAG atttcaaAAAGGAAAATGGCTTTCACGGGATGCCTGTGGTCAGTGGTAAGCGCACGTCGCCATACCACATACCGGTCGTCGGCGAGGAGAGGGATGTGCACTACAACAGCGGTCGCAGCATCGACGGCGGTGGTTACAACCAACCGAGTTCTCGTTTCGGAGACCCGACGGCGGACGACTTTTACGGAGGAAAGTACGGGCTGGACTACGCGGACGACTCGGCGGCGCCAATTTCGGACGTCGGCGGCTATAATTTCGATCACGACGATCTCGGCGACGCATTCGACTTCGGCCCGTCCCCTTTCAAGTACCATCGTGACGTGTCCACCGACGGCCTAAAAGGCGACGCGCACGGACTCGACGATCAG AATTATTTCGGTTCGCCTTACACCCACAACGAGTACAAGTCGCCGAGCAAACACTCAAAGGCTGGCGGTTCGTACCAAAAGGCCGGCCATTACTTCTCGCAGGGCACGCTGGGCGACAGCGGCTACAAGAACCAGCATGACTTTGACAAGGGCCACGCCGGCAAGTACGGCAAGGACGACCTGAAGAGCCACTACAAGAAGGCGTCCGGCCACAGCAACGGTCACAAGAACGAAGCAGATCACTACGGCAAGCACAAGAGCGGCACTCACGGCGTCAAGGGCCACAAGTTCGGCGAAACCGAGCACCACAAGAAGGGGCACAAGACGACCGGGTTCCACAACGTGTACCACAAGGACGAGTACAACAAGGAACAGAAGTTCTACGACGACGCGCACAAGCACGGTAAGTTCGACAAGTACGGTGGCAAGCACAAGGACTTCTCGCAGAAGAACGGCGGCCACAAGCACGGCTCGCACCACGAGTCAGGCTACGACGAGGCGCACAAGGGCGCGGCTGGCCAGTTCGAGAAGGGCAGCTACCACGACGGCCACAAGGGTCACAGTGGCGAGTCCGGCCACAAGTCGCACCACGACCACAAGGCTGAGTACGACACCCTGTCCGACAACAAGAAGTACGGTGAACACGAGGCTGCGGGTGGCGACGACTTCTATTGA